The following is a genomic window from Desulfuromonadales bacterium.
GGTTTAATCTCGGATTACAGGCTCCCCGTCTCAGGACAACCATAACGCGCTGGTAAAAATGGCGGAGTCGCCGGGCTCGCCACCTCTCGCTTGCAGCCACCCTCCAAACCGATAAACTGGTAGCAACAGCAGCCCCGCGAGGCCCTGCAGCACATCCGCTTGCATAACCGGAGGAACACCCATGAAGGTTCTGATTGCCGAAGACGACCCGACTTTTCGTCACCTGCTGGAAGAGATACTGGCCAACTGGGGGTACGAGGTGATCGTCGCCCGGGACGGCAACGAAGCCTGGCAGGCGCTGCAGGGCGACGAAGCGCCGCGGCTGGCCATTCTCGACTGGCGGATGCCGGGGCTGGAGGGGGTGGAGGTCTGCCGCCGCCTCCGGCAAGAGGCGCCGGAGCCCTATACCTATATACTCCTTCTCACTTCGCAGGGCCGGGAGGAAGATCTTGTCGCCGGCATGGAGGCCGGCGCCGACGATTACCTCATCAAGCCGCCCAGGGCCAGCGAGCTGAAGGTCCGCCTCAACGCCGGCCGGCGCATCGTCGAGCTGCAGAACGACCTGATCGCGGCCCGCGAAGCCCTGGCCGCCCGCGCCGCCGACCTGGAAGACGTCAACAGGGACCTGGAGGCGTTCAGTTATGCGGTCTCCGGCGACCTGCTCAAATCCCTGCTGGCCATCGGCACCCATGCCAATTCCATCAAGGAGCTGGCCTGCTGCAAGAAGGACGAACAGTGCAGCGCTCATACGAGACGCATCTACGAGAAGACCAGGTCCCTGGGAGAACTCATAGGCATCATGCGTGATTTCTTCAGGCCGACGCGGATCAAGCTCCAGCGGGAACCGCTCGACCTGACCGCCATGGTCCGCGGGACGACGGAGAAGCTCCGGGCGACGAAACCCGAACGGCGGGTCACCTTCCAGGTGGCCGAAGGGGTTGCGGCGAACGGGGACCGGGATCTGCTGCAGACGACCCTGGAGAACCTGCTCACGAATGCCTGGCAGCATACGGGCAGGTGCGAGGAAGCGGTCATCGAATTCGGGGCGACCGATGTCGAGGGAGAGTCGGCCTATTACGTGCGAGACAACGGGGAAGGGTTTGACATGACGCGTGCCGACAAGCTTTTTGCCCCTTTCCATCGCCTTCCCGGTACGGAGAAATTTTCAGGGCCCGGCATCGGCCTGGCCACGGTAGAGCGGATC
Proteins encoded in this region:
- a CDS encoding response regulator yields the protein MKVLIAEDDPTFRHLLEEILANWGYEVIVARDGNEAWQALQGDEAPRLAILDWRMPGLEGVEVCRRLRQEAPEPYTYILLLTSQGREEDLVAGMEAGADDYLIKPPRASELKVRLNAGRRIVELQNDLIAAREALAARAADLEDVNRDLEAFSYAVSGDLLKSLLAIGTHANSIKELACCKKDEQCSAHTRRIYEKTRSLGELIGIMRDFFRPTRIKLQREPLDLTAMVRGTTEKLRATKPERRVTFQVAEGVAANGDRDLLQTTLENLLTNAWQHTGRCEEAVIEFGATDVEGESAYYVRDNGEGFDMTRADKLFAPFHRLPGTEKFSGPGIGLATVERIIRRHGGRVWAEGKPGKGATFYFTLG